Proteins from a genomic interval of Rubinisphaera italica:
- a CDS encoding peptidase domain-containing ABC transporter: MSQIDREEICWHIEQLMIHSGLMVDRPKINHIVDDALAQYDDSEMGSWWRLILEVSRSLSLNCRVVDCSAKQLRELVTNDSNIILCDPSSNRLISVLNMVNGKYEIRENSAKPIRRNVRPGELIKRLGSENVTSPIRCVLYGSQLTASTMGVSNTRSSKPLDRLIGLLKPELSDVGIIVVFAMITGLLALATPLAVETLVSTVAFGRFLQPVVILALILFAFLSFSAALRALQTYVVEIIQRRLFARIAADLAFRFPRVEISSLDGKYGREMANRFFEIVTVQKVTAQLLLDGISLILGTLIGMAVLAFYHPWLLGFDLILLASIALIIFVLGRKAVESSIKESKTKYRMAAWLQSLLSAETTFRHSNAAEFALAKADQMSYDYLKARKAHFRILMRQILFALGLQAIASTVLLGLGGWLVITGQLTLGQLVASELIVTVIVGSFAKLGKHMESYYDLLASVDKLGALFDLKVERQDGLIHYSSSGSVEVKAVNVSSKLADNHFSLNKFSFHLKSGDRLVLRADELNGTGLLLDLLFGMREPTEGHVTIDGIDPRDFRPDVLRKHVQLVRDMEMFLGTVAENLHLGRPEVSQHSMREVLENIGLLDDILRLPDGLETTLVENGYPLSQDQITKLVLARALLGSPSLLLIDRTLDTFSDQDAVNIAKEIMDKRHPWTVVLVTNRNSLMNLGNQFLPNFDSPADSDQELIHV, from the coding sequence TTGAGTCAAATAGACCGAGAAGAGATCTGCTGGCATATTGAACAGCTCATGATTCATTCCGGATTGATGGTGGATCGTCCAAAGATCAATCATATCGTGGATGATGCGCTCGCTCAGTATGACGATTCAGAGATGGGCTCCTGGTGGAGACTGATTCTTGAGGTCAGCCGCAGCCTGTCGTTGAATTGCCGTGTGGTCGATTGTTCAGCAAAGCAGCTCCGAGAATTAGTCACCAACGATTCAAATATTATTCTTTGCGATCCGTCTTCAAATCGTCTGATTTCTGTTTTGAATATGGTGAATGGTAAGTATGAAATTCGAGAGAATTCAGCGAAACCCATACGGCGTAATGTTCGGCCTGGAGAACTCATAAAGAGATTAGGTAGTGAAAATGTAACGAGTCCGATCCGCTGTGTGTTGTACGGTTCTCAATTAACAGCAAGTACGATGGGAGTTTCCAACACTCGTTCCTCGAAACCTCTGGATAGACTCATTGGGTTGTTAAAACCGGAGTTGAGTGACGTTGGAATCATTGTCGTTTTCGCCATGATTACGGGCTTGCTCGCACTGGCAACTCCGCTGGCAGTGGAAACGCTTGTCAGTACGGTCGCTTTTGGCAGGTTTCTTCAGCCAGTTGTTATTCTGGCATTGATTCTCTTTGCTTTCCTGTCTTTTTCAGCAGCTTTGAGGGCGTTACAAACATATGTCGTTGAAATTATTCAGCGACGATTGTTCGCGCGCATTGCAGCGGATCTTGCCTTTCGATTCCCTCGAGTTGAAATTTCATCGCTGGATGGGAAGTATGGCCGGGAAATGGCCAATCGTTTCTTTGAAATTGTGACAGTACAAAAGGTGACTGCACAACTTCTTCTGGATGGAATCTCACTGATTCTGGGCACATTGATCGGTATGGCGGTGCTCGCCTTTTATCATCCCTGGCTTTTGGGGTTCGATTTGATTCTGCTCGCTTCAATTGCTCTGATTATTTTCGTACTGGGTCGAAAAGCGGTAGAAAGTAGTATTAAGGAATCGAAAACCAAGTATCGGATGGCGGCCTGGTTGCAGTCTTTGTTGTCAGCAGAAACAACATTTCGGCACTCCAATGCAGCAGAATTCGCGTTGGCTAAAGCCGACCAGATGTCCTATGACTATCTTAAGGCACGCAAAGCTCACTTTCGAATTTTGATGCGGCAAATCCTATTCGCACTCGGATTACAAGCTATTGCCAGCACCGTGTTGCTTGGATTAGGAGGATGGCTCGTAATCACCGGGCAGTTGACATTGGGGCAACTCGTGGCCTCAGAATTGATTGTCACTGTTATCGTCGGCTCATTTGCGAAACTCGGTAAGCACATGGAAAGCTATTATGATTTGCTTGCTTCTGTGGACAAACTGGGAGCCCTGTTCGACCTGAAAGTAGAACGGCAGGATGGTTTAATCCACTATTCCAGTTCTGGCTCTGTGGAAGTTAAAGCTGTTAATGTCAGTTCGAAACTGGCTGACAATCATTTCAGTCTCAATAAATTTTCTTTTCATCTCAAATCTGGCGATCGTCTCGTGCTTCGCGCGGATGAGTTGAATGGAACCGGCTTGTTGCTCGACCTATTGTTTGGCATGAGGGAACCGACAGAGGGTCATGTTACGATCGATGGAATTGATCCGCGTGATTTTCGTCCGGACGTCCTGCGAAAACATGTCCAGCTCGTTCGAGATATGGAAATGTTCCTGGGAACGGTTGCCGAGAATCTCCATCTTGGTCGTCCTGAAGTCTCACAACATTCAATGCGAGAGGTCTTGGAAAATATCGGTCTGCTGGATGATATTCTCAGATTACCAGACGGATTGGAAACAACTCTTGTTGAAAATGGATATCCTTTGAGCCAGGATCAGATCACCAAACTTGTCTTGGCCCGTGCTCTGTTGGGCTCGCCGAGTTTATTGCTGATTGACCGAACTCTTGACACATTTTCTGATCAGGATGCTGTAAATATTGCCAAGGAAATTATGGATAAACGTCACCCCTGGACTGTCGTCCTGGTAACGAATCGCAACAGTCTGATGAACTTGGGGAATCAGTTCCTGCCAAACTTCGATTCTCCTGCAGACTCTGACCAGGAGCTGATACATGTCTGA